The Azospirillum baldaniorum genome window below encodes:
- a CDS encoding DUF2612 domain-containing protein — PGADVATYLGLITSEHASQPLYRAALTALLKPLSDGQGSFAGLADRFDLDRAVGDQLDTIGLWVGASRRLTVPLTGVYFSFDTAGVGFDQGSWWAVGDPTGYLTVLPDDGYRTLIRARIAANAWDGTIPGAYAVWDIAFAGTGYSVLIQDNQNMTMDFALLGPSPDAVTLALFTGGYLNVRPAGVAVNAYWTQSVPDTPYFGFDAADSGIAGFDVGAWGLPTSP; from the coding sequence TGCCCGGCGCCGACGTGGCGACCTATCTCGGCCTCATCACGAGCGAGCACGCCAGCCAACCCCTATACCGCGCAGCGCTGACGGCGCTGCTCAAGCCGCTCTCGGACGGGCAGGGAAGCTTCGCCGGGCTGGCTGACCGCTTCGACCTTGATCGCGCCGTGGGCGACCAGCTCGACACCATCGGGCTTTGGGTGGGGGCAAGCCGGCGACTGACCGTGCCGCTGACCGGCGTCTACTTCAGCTTCGACACCGCGGGCGTCGGCTTCGACCAGGGCTCCTGGTGGGCTGTCGGCGATCCGACAGGGTACCTCACCGTCCTGCCGGACGACGGGTACCGGACGCTGATCCGCGCGCGCATCGCCGCGAATGCCTGGGACGGCACCATTCCCGGTGCCTATGCGGTCTGGGACATCGCCTTCGCCGGCACCGGGTACTCGGTCCTGATCCAAGACAACCAGAACATGACGATGGATTTCGCACTGCTCGGGCCGTCGCCCGACGCGGTGACGCTGGCCCTTTTCACGGGCGGCTACCTCAACGTCCGGCCGGCCGGCGTGGCGGTCAACGCCTACTGGACCCAATCCGTCCCGGACACCCCCTATTTCGGCTTCGACGCCGCCGACTCCGGCATCGCCGGGTTCGACGTGGGCGCCTGGGGCCTCCCCACTTCTCCTTGA